The following nucleotide sequence is from Leptodactylus fuscus isolate aLepFus1 chromosome 10, aLepFus1.hap2, whole genome shotgun sequence.
AGGGTTACCGGGCAGCACCAAATGTGAAGGGCAGGGGGGGGGgcatctctaataaagtggccattcagtgtgATAGGTTGCGATGGgttaagacagttttgcttttagactattttaataaatttgccccaggcTGTGCCATAACCAATACTGAATTGTAAATGGCCGCCAACAATCCCGGCCATCTAGTGATGCATTGTGTTTGTATGTTGGGTTTTGTACGGCAGGTCTCGTGTTTTCTCACGGATTTCCAATGCAGATCTGCAACTGTTCCAatacagacatcccctttaattggaACCTGTCGGGTACTTTGTGACCCCTGGGCAATTGGAGAGCTGAAGGCTACTGACCCCTGCCCTATGGCTTGATGGACATCTCAGTGGACACCACTGTATTTGTATTTTATGTTGAGTGACAGAACCGGACACATCACACCAGACCAAGAATTAGTGAAGAAATAGAATTTATTTGGCGCGCGGCGTCAGCGATGTTTCCCGTAGCGGTTGAACCTCCTGTACAGGAAATTGATCCTTTTGTTCAGTTTGTGTCTTTCGTCGAAGAACATGCGACTTCCGACCATCATCTTCTTCCTAATGCATCGCTGCAGCTCGTTCCCCCCGCCAGCCTCTGAGCCATGAGGGGCCGATGATCAGGTGCTTGGGGTGCGCTTTAAAGTCGCCTGTGTATAAAAAATACAGACACATTGGTCAAGATCAAGACGGAGGACATCTTCAGAGCGATGTTTAAAGTCTGACCCCCCTTCCATCCCCCCTTCTTATCCACTGCAATGAGTTACTcagtgatacattgtaatatTTTAGACacaaaactttgtaatgtatcttacagGAATGTTACACTTATAgtaaggagggggatgcagctgcagtttgcAGCTCTCtctatgaatgtgacatcacatgctgtgagaggggagaaggagcGGCCTACTGGCTCAGAGTACACAGCACACAGCTCTCAGAGTAGGCTATAGGTTGGCGATCACTGCTCTGAAAGCTTCACGCCACTCACCCAAAATCCCGATATTATCATAGACCCCAAACTGCGCCCTCTTCGGGTTCCAACGATCTGTATTCTTTGGCTCTGGTAAACCGGTCCGGGCAAGGCTGCAACTCCCTACAAGACAACAGGGACATGTTATAAGTGGTGACCAAATTTTAGGATGTAGAACAGAACCTAATATCTGAAAGGTGTTCCTGTAAGTGAGGGGAGCGGCGGCGGTCGTATACAGAGGGAACGTGCGCTGCTCAGGGACACATGCGGCCAATTATCCATATACAACACAGCCCCGCCCTCTTCTGGCCATTTTGGATTTTTAATAAAACTCACCTAGAGAGAAGGAGCGGGAAGCCTGAGCCACCAGGGGGCCCCTCCCCCAGAGCAGCCGCGTCACAGCCCACATCTGCAACCACACGAAGGGTTAATCCCGGTGATTGAGGACGGCAAATACTAAAGAAGATGGAACGGGAAGATTTACCTTCTTATCCCAAATGAGTGACCGGGCCTGAAAACCGAAATGGTAAAATATTAAAACACTGAAAAAATCCAACTGAGGATAAGAGtccgttcacactactgttatataCATGCGTGCGTTACGGTCACCCGGTCACAGGATAGAAGGAAGCGTCCGCCATGTGGCTtatattagagtcaatgggatggGACACAGGGGGAGGAGAGCAACGGACTGCAACACTCAAGAATCCAGAACCAAACACTAAAGCACGTCCATAATAAATAATCCCGACATACTgctctattattattatcactatttctgggatgttttttgactatttttcctttaTTTGCTGACTTGTTACATTTTCGTTACATTTTATTTTGATTGTTTTTGTTACTATTTTGTGTATTTTCCTCTCCTGTAATCATTCTGATGTGTTTGTGATCGCGTTTCCTCCTATTACTGCAGATCTTGGTTTTGGGGTTGTTATTGCTCTTGCACATTCACTCTTCCACAGACATGCAGGGGCACAGATTGTGGGAGAGCTGGGTATGGGCCACAATATATCCACGTGGTGACGTCACGCTCTCTTCTGCGAGAGTCTCCTCCATGTCTAATGGCGATGCCTTTCGCACGTTCCTTCCTATGTCCCCCATTACGGTACAAATCCTCCCGTCTCCGCTGTACGCAGCGCCTGCACACCGCCCGTCTGACTCTGCCAAATTTTCCCTTATTTGTTGCTGCGCTTCCTTGGCTTGGATCCTTTATTCTCTCTAGTTAGTGGCTTTATCTTTTGGGGTTGATCCGTATTATTGGTTTCATTGCAGGCGATTCCCTAATTATTCCTGTGCCCCTTCTCTAGGAGTTACGTGTGATGTCATAGGGGTCATCAATTttattattcattcatttatatatAATGTGGCCACTTTGGCAGTACAGTCGGTGGCCCTCGCATATTATCTATCCAGGTCTCAGGGCTGCGCtctaggggtgcagaggtggccGTCACTAGATCCCAAGGGGCCCCAAAGCTAAACTATGCGGCTATACACAGGGTACACGGTCACGGCCACATTACAGACTCTGCAGGGGCTTCATGTGAGGTCGTCCATTTTCATCTGACTATGTATCTGGTAATGTTTTTGGATATTCCTCCTTGTTCTTTGGTTTGGTGGTCTGCCTGTTCCCATTAATCTGGAGCATTATATTATTTATGATCCGCCCCTGGTGACTCTGTATACAGAAACAGAGtggaactacaagccccagcaaaCATGACAGGTCACCACCTGCTGGCACTTGTAGTCCTACATTATATAACACCCGGCGGAGGCCCAGTCATGGCTGCCCATCGGGGTGAGAGGCCTCCCCGGCCGCCAGATCCGTCACACCCGCGCCCAGACATGAGCCACAAGCTGCCCCAGATACCTCCGTCTACTTCACAGGTCACCGGCTCCGCAAGGAAGTCGCCATCTTATCCTCCCAGGATGCAACGTGACCTCTAAACCACGCCCACAGCCCGGAGACGTCATGACATTGCGTcacggcggccattttgttgtagaccaTCAATAGAAAAGCAGCGCGGCAAATGAGAACTCTGACTCAGGTAAACCACGCCCCGTGACGCTGATTGGCTATTTGGTTTGGCTATGGCTATCCACGCCCCCTGTCATGTATTCTTGGTAGAGTAGTcactataataggtggaggtgtcTGTATATGTGATGTTATAGGGGGGCTCTGACCTGATCACTTTATTATAGATGGAGGATGGGGATAAAAGAAAAGGTCAGTGATAAGGGCGAGGCTGGATGTGCTGTAGGAGCCATGATGGAGAGCCCCTTGAAGAGCGCCTCTTATAATAGGACAGATTCACTTGGATTCCTGACCAAGAAACTGGTTACAAGTCTTACACATGGGTCTTCTGAATCTGTAACAGATGACTGCAAGCTCCTGACATTAGTATTGAGTAACCATAGCTGACCATTCACATAATGGAGGCAAAGAGCATCAGTCCCCTGCAGCCCATAAGCCAAACCATTGACCTCACAGCCCTGGGTATATATCTACAGACTATAggatggccagtggcgtaactaggaatggcggggccctgtggagaacttttgacatatgccccccccccccaaccgacgccgaagaccttgaccgaccccctcctccgcactctattatgtcccttagtaagacctgcaaacagtattatgtccattagtgtcccctgcacacagtattatcccccatagtgtcccctgcacacagtattatgtcccatagtggcccctgtacacagtattatgtcccatagtgtcccctgcacacagtattatcccccatagtgtcccctgcacacagtattatgtcccttagtaagacctgcaaacagtattatgtccattagtgtcccctgcacacagtattatcccccatagtggcccctgtacacagtattatgtcccatagtggcccctgcacacagtattatcccccatagtggcccctgcacagtattatcccccatagtggcccctgcacacagtattatcccccatagtggcccctgcacacagtattatgtcccatagtggcccctgcacacagtattatcccccatagtgtcccctgcacacagtattatcccccatagtggcccctgcacacagtattatcccccatagtggcccctgcacacagtattatcccccatagtggcccctgtacacagtattatgtcccatagtggcccctgcacacagtattatcccccatagtggcccctgcacagtattatcccccatagtggcccctgcacacagtattatcccccatagtggcccctgcacacagtattatgtcccatagtggcccctgcacacagtattatcccccatagtgtcccctgcacacagtattatcccccatagtggcccctgcacacagtattatgtcccatagtgacctctgcacacagtattatcccccatagtggcccctgtacacagtattatcccccatagtggcccctgcacactgtattatgtcccatagtggcccctgcagacagtattatgttccatagtggcctctgcacacagtattatcccccatagtggcctctgcacacagtattatcccccatagtggcccctgcacacagtattatcccccatagtggcccctgcacacagtattatcccccatagtggcccctgcacacagtattatgccccatagtggcccctgcacactgtattatgtcccatagtggcccctgcacacagtattatgccccatagtggcccctgtacacagtattatcccccatagtggcccctgcacacagtattatcccccatagtggcccctgcacacagtattatcccccatagtgtcccctgcacacagtattatcccccatagtggcccctgcacacagtattatgtcccatagtggcccctgcacacagtattatgccccatactggcccctgcacacagtattatgtcccttagtggcccctgcacacagtattatgtccattagtggcccctgcacacagtattgtaccccatagtggcccctgcgcacagtattatgtcccatagtggcccctgtacacagtattatgtcccatagtggcccctgcacacagtattatcccccatagtgtcccctgcacacagtattatcccccatagtggcccctgcacacagtattatgtcccatagtggcccctgcacacagtattatcccccatagtgtcccctgcacacagtattatcccccatagtggcccctgcacacagtattatgtcccatagtggcccctgcacacagtattatgccccatactggcccctgcacacagtattatgtcccttagtggcccctgcacacagtattatgtccattagtggcccctgcacacagtattgtaccccatagtggcccctgcacacagtattatgtcccatagtggcccctgtacacagtattatgtcccatagtggcccctgcacacagtattatcccccatagtgtcccctgcacacagtattatcccccatagtggcccctgcacacagtattatgtcccatagtggcccctgcacacagtattatgccccatagtgtcccctgcacacagtattatcccccatagtggcccctgcacacagtattatcccccatagtggcccctgcacacagtattatgtcccttagtggcccctgcacacagtattgtaccccatagtggcccctgcacacagtattgtaccccatagtagcccctgcacacagtattatgtcccatagtggcccctgcacacagtattatgccccatagtgtcccctgcacacagtattatcccccatagtggcccctgcacacagtattatcccccatagtggcccctgcacacagtattatgtcccttagtggcccctgcacacagtattgtaccccatagtggcccctgcacacagtattgtaccccatagtagcccctgcacacagtattatgtcccatagtggcccctgcacacagtattatcccccatagtggcccctgcacagtattatcccccatagtggcccctgcacacagtattatcccccatagtggcccctgcacacagtattatgtcccatactggcccctgcacacagtattatcccccatagtggctccggcacacagtattatgtcccttagtggcccctgcacacagtattatgtcccttagtggcccctgcacacagtattgtaccccatagtggcccctgcacacagtattatgtcccatagtggcccctgcacacagtattatcccccatagtggcccctgcacacagtattatgtcccatagtggcccctgcacacagtattatcccccatagtggcccctgcacacagtattatgtcccttagtggcccctgcacacagtattatgtcccttagtggcccctgcacacagtattgtaccccatagtggcccctgcacacagtattatgtcccatagtggcccctgcacacagtattatcccccatagtggcccctgcacacagtattatgccccatagtggcccctgcacactgtattatgtcccatagtggcccctgcacacagtattatgcccaatagtggcccctgcacacagtattatgccccatagtggcccctgcacacagtattatgccccatagtggcccctgcacacagtattatcccccatagtggcccctgcacacagtattatgccccatagtggcccctgcacacagtattatgtcccttagtggcccctgcacacagtattgtaccccatagtggcccctgcacacagtattatgtcccactgtggacacccataaacaattattatactctggggtcttttttgaccccgggggaataaaaaaataaaaaattactgtttcttacctgtccccggctcctacgctgtcttctccgctgccgtccttcttctatgacgtcggacgtcacatgacccgggaagcaggccgggttcatgtgacgtcagacaagtaggaaggaggcctggcaggatcgtggagaggtaagtaaaagtgttttttacgttcccttacctctcccggtccgctgatcattatacttgggggtctgcaaagacccctgagtataatgatagtatctgtggggcccgcggtgtcatttaccgatcccggcccagccaggattggcaagtaaataggggccgtaaatggcctattaaaaaaataaaaacaaaaaaaacgcagcggtagtggctgtcaccgggccctctaatggcccgggccctgtggcagctgcctctgctgcctctgcggtagttatggcgctatataagtaagcaaaataatgaTAATATTTAATAGTATAGAAAATCACCACTACAAAAATGTGTTGTCTTCTGAGCTTTGTTGGATCCTTCTGCAGGTGGTATATTCTaagtggccactttattagagacccctGCCCTAATGTTTGTCACTCCCCTATATGGACATTGgacatgtgacccccccccccccagagtgtAGCCTAGAAGAGGAGAATGTTAGGAATCGTTCTGATGAGTCGGCGAAGCACAAAAACTGCAGCCGATATAACAATGGAGTCCAAATAACTTGTCTGAACATAAAACTGACCGTTCCTTTACTGCAGCCTATAACTATAACTACAGACAGCTAGAGATAACCAAACCAAACAGGATGAACCAGATTCCACCCAGATTTTCTAAAAGTTTTTGGTTCAACCTGAAACCTTGAGGGTTTTTCACCTACAAACTGTGAAACTAATGTAAGAGTATAATAAATGCAGGCCCCAGGTGAGTGGGGACATATAAACAGTTATacccaccttccctcacctctcctgggcatccccgTGGTATTCAGCAGTCCCTTGGGGTCATCTTCTGGCCCCCTTGGTGATGTTACGCACCCCGGGGTCACATGGAGCACCCCAATGTTATACCGCTTTCATGCAAGGAGTCTGGAGGAAGACCTCAAGGAAGAGCTGGACGCCAGAGagctgagggaaggtgagtataactgtttatcatatttccacaccccctccacttattatactccgggtctgaagagaccccacaatataatagttTCACTTTCGGTTCATGATGATCTTGTTTGACCTTAAACAGATCTCTGGACCGAACCATCCGAACTTGAAATTAAACTAATCTTCAGAGGCTCGGCCATCTCTACAGACAACCAATGCCAGCACCAGGGATACAGAAAGACAAGACTGCAGGGGGCAAAAAAGTCACTGAGCTCTGGAGAAACATGGTCGGGTCAGATGGATCCAGATTTTGGTGGCACCATGCTAATGGAAGGGCAGAATGTGGTGCAACTTTCAGAAATCAATGAGCCTTTCTTGTAAGATGTCTGTAGTTCAGGCTGTAGAAAGTGAGTTATGGTGCAAGGAAGTTCTTCTGATACCGGTGTACACCACAATGAATTGCCGGTTCTGGCGGTCCAGTCCACTACTAGATGGGgtttctaataaagtggccattcagtacATTGGGAATACTCTCTGGTGGGTTCAGTCTAAATGTGCAGATTCTTAAAGTATAACTAAAGTTTCCAAAAACCTTTGACATAACATAGTGATGTGCCTGGAGTCACCAGCACCAATCAGCTCATTGCTTGAATTGTCCAacaaatttttatatttcattatttaaAACTTTATTCATCCAGCCCTGCACTCCACAATTCTAGAATCAAAAAGTTCTTCAACGTCTTGGGTTGACTTTTTgtgaccttttacatttttcagtgATTCACCTCACTTTTGGGTTTGCAATGAGCCCATCAGGCTGATGTTTGCCAATTTTATCAAATATgacttttttaaaaagttgcaaaaattggtATAATTTCATAACATGTGGGTTAGAAGGGGGCAGGTGCAGCAGGTGAACTAGTATACAGACAAcccctatgggaaaaacatgttgGAGCTGCACGGCTTCGGGCAGGTACAGGCTCAGGGGAACGGCTGGTCCTGCAGTCAGCAGATTGGTTTGGATTTGGGGACTCGGACCCACACTGATCTGCTATTATGGACCAAGCCTAAAATAGGTCACCGGTAGAAACATACTGGAAAATCTCTTTACTTAGGTGACCACTGGGATCTTTAAAGGCAACAAAATCTCTATTGTGGTGAATGGATTTTATCACGAGTGAATCCGTGCTTGGCCTTGTACCATTCGGATAAATGACGCTCACTCTTACGCTTGGACTGGTCAACCATAACAGCGGCCACTCTTCAGGCTTATCGAGGGGGATGCCATTACTTACCATTGGCCCGTAGACATATTGCAGTGCTAGTGCTCACATCAACACACTTTCGTAGGGCCAAAGGTATAATGGAGGCTGACTCGGGGTACCATGTACCTTTCATTTCCTTTGGTGTCATTAGAGTGGAATCGAACATTTGATATCATGTGACCCCCAATTGGAGATAACTATTCACCATTCATGGCAGCCCCATTGCTGTTCACCACAACCCTCTCCGTTGAGGTCTGTGGGAGTTACATAAAGCAAGTAGCGCCCACGTTTCC
It contains:
- the MRPL51 gene encoding LOW QUALITY PROTEIN: large ribosomal subunit protein mL51 (The sequence of the model RefSeq protein was modified relative to this genomic sequence to represent the inferred CDS: deleted 1 base in 1 codon) → MWAVTRLLWGRGPLVAQASRSFSLGSCSLARTGLPEPKNTDRWNPKRAQFGVYDNIGILGDFKAHPKHLIIGPSWLRGWRGNELQRCIRKKMMVGSRMFFDERHKLNKRINFLYRRFNRYGKHR